GCGGCAAAGTGAGGTGTTTCCTTCACTCACCTTTTTCCATATGGGCACCTTGGCTTTTAAAGAATCGATGGCATAGCTCACAGCTTCGAGGGACGCGGCTCTGTGAGCCGAGGACACAGCAATAATTGTGCTGGCTTCTGTCACTGGAACCAAACTTTAACGAGATGATGAAAACAAATTACCATTATTTCCTAATTCACACATTAAATACACCACCAAGAGGGTGGGAAAATCTGTATATATGTTAGAATTATAATGTCATTCTATTGCATTTAAATGTCTAGGTTAACTAGAAAATGATAATTCATGCCAGTTATATTCAGCGCAAATGAGCGTCTATCCATAAACCTTCTTTGGTGGGGACTAAGAAGAAAAGGTCCTCTCCCTAATCCAgtggttttgctactgttatgaattgcaatgtaaatctctattttccaatggtcttaggtgacccctgtgaaagggtcatttagaCTCACAAAGGGGCCggacccactggttgagaaccactgctctaattcCAGCCATCTAACTCAAACAAGGTATAGTGTGAGGTGGTATATAAAAACTACAGTGACCACATACacttaacatacaattaaaaatgacaaaatatcaATTAATCTTGAGCAACAGGATCAGCAACACCCAGTACCATTACCAGTTAGTAATGAAATTATAGctaataacaaaataatgacaGATGTCTTAATTGCTGGCTTCTTTGAAAATCCTGGAATGCCATTCTTTCTGGTGGTATGAAAAATGAACTGTTTTTAACGGCTTCAGATCTGTAGCCAACTTTTAACATGCACTAAGCCCAGAGGCCAGAACAACTGTCTAAAGGCATCGGGGATTTAAGCAGACATTCCCACAGGCACTCGGGCCAGGACCTGAAGGTCTTGGTGATTAAATTTCATTAGAGCAAATGAGGGAAGGAGCCATCCAAAGCTACAATCCAGCAAGCAGCCAAGGCAGATGCTGGGAGCCCTCTCCACACTCCTCGGGCTAAAGTACAAGCTTTTCTTTCTTGGCAGACGGAGTCGGAGTCAGTATCaatatacagacagacagcaacCAAATTCAACGttcaaaagataaagaaatcCTACCCAAGTCGATGGAACACCGCTATGTGTCGGACTGGCCATTTCTGCCTAATGTCACTACaaatttttctgatttcattttctgcCATCGGTATATATGCTTCATATTCTAAACTAGTGACTTTTTTGCCTTCAAAGTTATTTCTTGTagtccctaaaaaaaaaaaattaaaaaaaaatcacataatgaaaataagaatttttactATAACAGAAATACTTCATTCATAGAATGCTTTTTTAACGATTACTTTTCACTTACAAACAAGTATTGTACATTTCTCTAAAacctattttaaattttctacaagAAAAATTTCACTAGGAGAACAAAAGACAATTATCTCCAAGATGatcagaaaataatatttaagcaAGCTCCCTGAAAGCATTCATATGCCAAAAAAGTTGTACTGCTCTTCTTACCAATAGTGTATCATGCTTAAAAggaaaatatctgtgtttccagtATTAGCAACAGATAGATACATTTTTTTACTTCAATATTTGGAAAGTGCAAAATTTCTTTCTTAGCATTGACTTTTATCATACCTTCATTATCCCTGTAATTTAATAAGACTTGTTAAtcaaaaagtaactaagatgaaACTAAAACTGAAAGTTTCTGTCCACTTCCATGAGCAATCTTGGTTTGCCACTCATTACTATGCATCCTCTGATTGTGGACACTATCATGGAAGGCACTCTGCATCCTCTGACTGTGGACACTAACATGGAAGGCACTCTGTGTCCTCTGACTGTGGACACTAACATGGAAGGCACTCTGCATCCTCTGACTGTGGACACTAACATGGAAGAACTCTGCGTCCTCTGACTGTGGACACTAACATGGAAGAACTCTGCGTCCTCTGACTGTGGACACTAACATGGAAGACACTCTGTGTCCTCTGACTGTGGACACTAACATGGAAGACACTCTGTGTCCTCTGACTGTGGACACTAACATGGAAGGCACTCACCAATTTCTAGGCAGAAAAAGAGCAGCTCCCACACTCACCCACAAAGAGTGACACCGCACCACACAGAGGGGAAATCACCAACTGTGATACTTCATCCACTGAGAGCTGCTTGTCAGTGAACTGTATTATGTCTTTAGGCTTCTCGTCAACCTCATCCACATCTTTCCTAGAAAGAAGACGTGAACAGCCCTCAGCGAGAGTGTCAGAAGTAACACATTCAACTTTCGTGCTGTTTCCACATCTACTTTTTCTCTATTAGGTAGAAGAGGAGGATTTGATTTCAgtgatgagtctaaagttttaacAAACAATTACAACTATTACTATCCCACATGAGTCTTCAGGAATTCTACAAGTGCGCCTATATACACCAAGAATGTAACTATTGTTCATGTCTCTCATCACCATCCAATTGAGGGATCACCACTTTCATCTGTACAGATATCATCACTAACAACTATGTAACCCAGCCCCACACCACCTAGATCAGCACTAACCATCCAGTAACCAAGCCCCACACCTAGAACATCACTAACCACTATATAACCCAGCGCCACACCTAGAATATCACTAACCACTCTGTAATCAAGCCCCACACCTACAACATCACTAACCACTCTGTAACCAAGCCCCACACCACCTACAACATCACTAACCACTCTGTAACCAAGCCCCACACCTAGAatgcctttttccttttattcaagcaagagatagaaaaagagaagagatgatGATTCCATAGGAACAAGGGGCCCTTCACAATCTGGCTCAAGCCATGGAGTTAAGAAGGTACCACCTGTGACCAACTATCTAGGTATTGTGGACAGGcttctttagtttttcatttatccATCAAACAGCATTATGCAACGCCATCTGTTTATACTacgctgggtagttttatgtcaactggacacaactagagttatttgggaagaaggagcctcagtcttccccaccagattggcctggggGCAATTtccttgattgatgtgggagggcccagctcactgtgatgAGGCGCTACCCCTAGGCTAGTGGTCCTAGGTCCTCCAAGAAAGTGGGCAAAGCAAGGTATGacaagcaagccatgaggaacagtccaggaagcagcatgcatTTCTCCCGGCTTCTGTTTCAGCtccagccttgagttcctgcccggACTTCCCTCAGCCATGGAGTACAACCTGACATTGTAAGCAGACACGTCAACTCTTTggttcccaacttgcttttggtcatggtgtttaaccACGGGAATAGAAATCCTTCGACAAAGGACTAAGGGCTGGAGACTACCCTAGGAGCTGGTCTGTGGGGAACAAAAGCACAGGCTCCTGACCTCAGAGTGCTCATATCTGTATAGGAGAAGCAAACCAACGAAGAACCACAGGttcaggaagatggctcagcaggtatgtCAAGCCTAACTACCAAGTTTCAAGCTCAGGACATACATGGTGGAGGAAAGgatcaactcctacaagttgtcctctgacctccacatgctccaTGTGGCATGtgtccattcacacacacacacacacacacacacacacacacacacacacacacacacacacacacacgaatcacAAAGCTACCACATTCAGCTAACTTAATAGAAATAAACGAGTTTCTGAAACACATCTCAGAGACTGCTGCAGATAAAGGGATCCCAAAGGTCTCTCGAAAGAAGTAAATGTTCAAAGTTGACCCCTGAAAGATAAGAAGTGACCACAGGAAGAAACGGGAACAGGGTGTAGCTGATGAGAGGGAGTGGCAAATGTCCAGACTTGGGAACAACGAAGAATATGATGTGCTTGGAAGCACAGGAGTAAAGGGGAGAGAGGCAGCCTGAGGCCGCCAGGTAAGAGGACTTTATATGCTATGCTATGAGAAGCATAATTAGAAATTCTGTGGCAGTTCATCTgattagaaaaatgaaacaaggcTCAGAGAAGTTATTAAAGACAggttcaaagtgctgagaattcAAGAAGTCTTAATTCAGTGTTTGTTTCTCTATTATCgaacttaaataataaaaaaaaaaaggcatctgaCTTGCAGGATTTCCAACATTCTCTACATGCTACCTGAGGTACTTAGATCCTTTACACcggtggttctcagtcttcctaactGCAGCTCTTGAATACACATCCTCATACtgcagtgacccccaaccatgaaattactCCGTTACTATtttatacctgtaattttgcttctgttatgaaccAATATGggcatctgatatgtgacccctgtgaaaggatcattcaccCTCCCAAAGGGgtcccaaaggttgagaaccactgctttataccccctccttttttttttctgataacacAGAACCCAAATAGGTCACCTATGTACTTCCAACCATACTGAGTCCCCATACCTCTGATTGTACAAGACTACTCAAACTTAACTTGCAGGTTTTAAAATTAGCTAAGATAAATCACTCAAGCACAATACACTGCTATGAGCAATCTTTCATACCTTTCTGAATAGCTTGCAAGTACATACATAGGCTTTTAAAAGTAGAACTCCCTGAGATTACCATGGTGATATGCTGATCAGAATGTCCACATGAAACTAAGATCCATCTCTAACAGGGTATCCTAGCATGTCCAGACAGCAGGCCTGAGACAGAGCCCCAAGAGTGGACATGCTGGCATCTGCTATATAGCTTTCCAGGAAAGTGAGGAAGAGCAAAACGGTGCCGTTGGCTTGTCTTTAATGGGGCCAACTTTTGCCTACTGTTGTTtgtagtggggaaaaaaaatcctatcagttttttttttttaaatctatagctTAAAGAGTTTCTAATCAAGAATAATTTAGATTGcagtttatttattcttcagcCGACAATAAAATAAGCTGTTTTGACTCGATCCCTAAGCTCGATGCTCCCAAACTACCCTGAAGAATGGTTCTATGCTTCCCACTCCACTGTGAGCTACGTTGCCTTGGAGCTGCACACTGCCACGCAGCTGAAAAGCTGTGCCTCTGTACTGGCCAATGACAGACTGTCTTGTCAGGGACAGTGACCATTTAACTTCCTACTCGCATAATTTATGTCCGAGGAAGGCAGGATCAGGTCTGAGCAACCACATGTGTTACAAAGTAAAGAGGATCGTATTACAAAGATGAATTCAAATTTGGGTCCTGCCACTGTGACCTAAAGCCATATTTAAACCATGTGACTAaaggttttgtgtgtatgtatgtgcacatatgtgtgtgtattcatgaacCTGAACAATATGTACATTTGGGTAGAGGTCAAATGTCAACACTGGTGTCTTCCTCCACTACCTTTCCCCTTAGTTTCTGAAACTAAGTCTCTCACTCAGTATGGAGCTCCCTGGCCTGCACACCTCAgggattcatctgcctctgccttccagagctGGGATAAATGTATATGCCATCCCATCTGGCTTTTACAGGGTGCTAGGTCTCCATCCCAAGTCTTCAGGTTCACACAAGCACTTTACAGACCGAGTCACCCCTTCCCAGCCCCCAAAGATgagggttggttggttttttttttttttttttaattctctgaatTTGTTTCTCCACCATCAAAATACAAGCATAATAAGATCtcaataagaaagaaatgttaaacgAACATAAGGGACACATCACATTGACATTAAACTGCTTACCATAGAGGTGATGGAAGATGGTAGACAGTGTCCATCAATGCCTACCATCATGACAGTAACCCCAGTTGCTGCCACATCAGTAAAGGACTGgtacagacagactcacaaaGACTACATAGTATCAGCGAACCATATACAAGCTGTCATGTGTAGGATCTTTCACCACAAGactggcagaaagaaagaaagaaagaaagaaagagagagagagagagagaagagaagaaaagaaaaaaaaaagaagaaaaaagaaaagaaaagaaagaaagaaagaaagaaagaaagaaagaaagaaagaaaaagaaagaaagaaagaaagaaagaaagaaagaaagaaagaccacatACCTAGATGGTTCCGATGCACTATCCTCCACTAATTGGGGGGATAATGGCAATTTCGTCTCCGGGCTGAAGCAGGAGTTGCTGATCTCCAAGCTCGACATACTCTTGACGAACGGCAAATATCACCTGATTTCTAACATCCGCCAATCTGAAAGAGAAACAGTCTGATGAGACGTTGCCAAGTCAGCTGCATCTCACATCTCCTCAGCTGCACGAAGGAACTCCTATCACTCACAAGGCGTTAATCTCACTCTCGTTCTGTAGAGGGCATACCCCTGGAAGCACATACTTGATTACAAAGATACCTTAGGTTACTATTTGCTGAGAAGCTCAgtggttggggttgggggagtggggagagaaacAAACGCCCCCAAACTAGACAGGAGCCAATATTCAAAACTTTAGGCAAAacagaaccaaaccaaacaaaacaaaacaaaacaaaaaccttcccaATCAGAACATGGCCTCTTCCCAGGCCTAAGTGTAGGTACATGTATCGTAAGTCTAGCTGAGAGGTCTCCCACAAGTACAGCTATGTTACTCCAGGTAAGTAAAACAGTACAAAAGTACAAAGGTCTTGCCAACTCTTCACTAGAAGTAAAAGCGATCTGAAAGACTCCTAGTCAGGGAGACGTATTTCCTGCTGAGCACACAGTGCATCGTCTTCCCACAGAGCACTGAGTTCTGGGTTAACCTTCTCTGGGCAGGCAGAGCAGCACTAT
The Peromyscus leucopus breed LL Stock chromosome 11, UCI_PerLeu_2.1, whole genome shotgun sequence DNA segment above includes these coding regions:
- the Mocs2 gene encoding molybdopterin synthase catalytic subunit — protein: MSSLEISNSCFSPETKLPLSPQLVEDSASEPSRKDVDEVDEKPKDIIQFTDKQLSVDEVSQLVISPLCGAVSLFVGTTRNNFEGKKVTSLEYEAYIPMAENEIRKICSDIRQKWPVRHIAVFHRLGLVPVTEASTIIAVSSAHRAASLEAVSYAIDSLKAKVPIWKKEIYEESASSWKRNKECFWAAGD